TATTTTATAACTGGTCGAGGTATCGTATCTAGTTATTATAGCGTTAAAAATTTAGAACAGCGTTTAGGTAAATTCAATATTAGAGCACCTTTTTCAGGTATATTAACAGAAGCTTTAGTAACTGAAGGGTCATTAATTAGAAATGGACAAAAATTAGGAGAGTTTATAGATCCAACTACATATGAGATGGAGGTTGCTTTAAGTAAAAGATATGCAAATCTTTTAAAAGTAGGTGAGAGCGTTAAGCTAAACAATTTAGATAATACAGAAAAATATACTGGCAAAGTTTCTAGAGTTAACGGAAGTATTGATGCGACCACGCAAACTATAAATGCTTATATAGAAGTTAAAGACAAATCATTAAAAGAAGGTATGTACTTAGAAGCTAATCTAAATGCTAAGTCTGAGGACAATGCTATTGAAGTCAATAGAAGTTTAGTACTAGAAGGTGATCAAATTTTTATAGTTAGAGATAGTATTCTAGATCTTATTGATGTAAATCCAGTTTATTTTTCGGATACTAAGGCAGTTTTAAAAGCAGTTCCTGATGGGACGGTAATGCTTTCAAAATCAGTTCCAGGTGCTTATGCAGGTATGTTGGTAAAGCCATTAATTCCTAAATCAGACGTGAAAGCGATAAAATAGTCATGAGAAAACTAATCGCTTATTTTATAAGGCATAGCGTCGCTGTAAACGTCGTTGTTTTTGCATTTATCATTTTTGGTTTTTTTGGTGCTTCAAAACTAAAATCCTCATTTTTTCCACTTGTAGATTCAAAAAATATTAGCATCAATGTTGTTTATCCTGGTGCTTCACCTCAAGAAGTCGAAGAAGGTATAGTTCTTAAAATTGAAGATAACCTGAAAGGATTAGACGGTGTTGAACGTGTAACCTCTACTTCAAGAGAAAATAGCGGAAACATTAATGTCGAAATTCAAAAAGGCAAAGACATTGACTTTATGTTACTCGAAGTCAAAAATGCAGTAGATCGTGTACCAACGTTTCCTGTCGGAATGGAACCTTTGATTGTTGCTAAGCAAGAAAATCTTCGACCAACAATCACTTTTGCGATTAGTGGAGAAAAAATTCCACTAGCAACGCTAAAACAAATTGGACGACAAGTCGAAAATGATTTGAGAGGCATCGATGGGATTTCTCAAATTTCAATTGCAGGATATCCTGATGAAGAAATCGAAATTGCAGTTAATGAAGCTAATCTTTTGGCTTATAACTTAACCTTTAATGAAGTTTCACAAGCTATAAATCAAGCTAGCTTAATCACTACAGGAGGAACAATTAAAACAGATGCTGAAGAGTATCTGATTCGTGCTAATAACCGTTCGTATTATGCTGACGAATTATCTAACCTAATTGTTAAGTCAGACCCTTCAGGTAGAAAGATTCAACTAAAAGATATTGCTCAGGTTAGAGACCAATTTTCAGAAACACCAAATTCTAGTTATTTCGATGGCGATTTATCTATTAATGTTACAATCACAAGTACCAATACAGAGGATTTAATTACTTCTGCAGATAAGACAAAGGCGTATATTGAAGAGTTTAATCAAAAATATGATAATGTCCAGCTCAATGTTGTTAGAGATTTGTCGACAACATTAGTGCAACGTACAGCATTATTGACAGAAAATGCTATCGTTGGGATGATTTTGGTACTCATTTTTCTGTCTTTATTTTTAAACACTCGCTTGGCATTTTGGGTAGCCTTTGGTTTACCGATTGCTTTTTTAGGGATGTTTATGTTTGCAGGTTATTTTAACGTCACTATAAATGTACTATCTCTTTTCGGGATGATTATAGTCATTGGTATTTTGGTAGATGATGGTATTGTAATTGCTGAGAATATATACCAACAATACGAAAAGGGTAAATCACCAGAACAAGCTGCTATTGATGGTGTGATGGAAGTGTTACCAGCAATTATTTCAGCCATATTAACTACGATTTTAGCCTTTGGTGTTTTTTTGTTTTTAGATGGTCGTATTGGTGAGTTTTTTGGTGAAGTCTCAGTGGTTGTAATGCTTACTTTGTTAGTGTCTTTAGTAGAGGCTTTGATTATTTTACCTGCACACTTAGCGCATTCAAAAGCATTAAGAGCCCAAAACCCAAAACAGAGAACAGGAATTGCAGGTTTTTTTCAGAATGCATTTTCAAAATTACGTTACATAAATACGTTCGGAGATAGTATAATGAGATGGCTTCGTGATAATTTGTATAGTCCGACGTTAAGATTTGCTCTGAAGCACCAGTTCTTAACCATTTCATTTTTTGTTGTATTTGCTATTTTAACAAAAGCCAGTGTTCAAGGTGGTATTGTAAGAGTTGCTTTCTTTCCTCAAATAGCCAGTGACCGTGTTGCGATTAATCTTAACATGCCTAATGGTACAAATGAGAAAGTTACAGACAGCATTATTTCTTTTATTGAAGAAAAGGCTATTGAAGTCACTAAAGAAATAAATAATGAATATTTAGGCGAAAATTCAGAAAAGTATTTAGTCGAGAATATGATTAAAACTATTGGTCCTGGATCTGCGGCGGCAAGATTAGAAATTAATCTATTGCCAGGAGAAGAACGATCAAATGAAATTACAACCCGATTAGTAACTAACAGATTGCAAGAACGAGTAGGACCCATTTTAGGTGTTGAAAGTTTAGTTTACGGTGGAGGCGGAAACTTTGGTGGTAGTCCTGTCGCAGTTTCTTTATTAGGAAACAATATTACAGAACTAAAAGCTGTAAAAACAGAATTGAAGCAAAGCTTAGAAAATAATATTTTGCTTAAGGATGTGACAGATAATGATCCGGCAGGTATAAAAGAAATCCGAATCAAACTTAAAGAAAGTGCTTATGCATTAGGGCTTGATTTAAGAACGATTATGGGACAAGTT
This DNA window, taken from Winogradskyella sp. PC-19, encodes the following:
- a CDS encoding efflux RND transporter permease subunit, whose translation is MRKLIAYFIRHSVAVNVVVFAFIIFGFFGASKLKSSFFPLVDSKNISINVVYPGASPQEVEEGIVLKIEDNLKGLDGVERVTSTSRENSGNINVEIQKGKDIDFMLLEVKNAVDRVPTFPVGMEPLIVAKQENLRPTITFAISGEKIPLATLKQIGRQVENDLRGIDGISQISIAGYPDEEIEIAVNEANLLAYNLTFNEVSQAINQASLITTGGTIKTDAEEYLIRANNRSYYADELSNLIVKSDPSGRKIQLKDIAQVRDQFSETPNSSYFDGDLSINVTITSTNTEDLITSADKTKAYIEEFNQKYDNVQLNVVRDLSTTLVQRTALLTENAIVGMILVLIFLSLFLNTRLAFWVAFGLPIAFLGMFMFAGYFNVTINVLSLFGMIIVIGILVDDGIVIAENIYQQYEKGKSPEQAAIDGVMEVLPAIISAILTTILAFGVFLFLDGRIGEFFGEVSVVVMLTLLVSLVEALIILPAHLAHSKALRAQNPKQRTGIAGFFQNAFSKLRYINTFGDSIMRWLRDNLYSPTLRFALKHQFLTISFFVVFAILTKASVQGGIVRVAFFPQIASDRVAINLNMPNGTNEKVTDSIISFIEEKAIEVTKEINNEYLGENSEKYLVENMIKTIGPGSAAARLEINLLPGEERSNEITTRLVTNRLQERVGPILGVESLVYGGGGNFGGSPVAVSLLGNNITELKAVKTELKQSLENNILLKDVTDNDPAGIKEIRIKLKESAYALGLDLRTIMGQVRSAFFGAQAQRFQRGQDEIRVWVRYNREDRSSINNLDDMRIITPLGNRIPLKEIASYTIERGDVAINHLEGRREIQVSADIKDPKKTSSTDVMAEIRDEIMPEILSKYPTVTPFYEGQNRERLKLTNSLAPVGITVLLLIYIVIAFTFRSYSQPLILLLIIPLSLPAVAWGHWIHDFPLNILSLLGIIALIGIMVNDGLVLIGKFNSNLREGLSFDDALYEAGRSRFRAIFLTSITTVAGLAPLIFEESRQAQFLIPMAVSIAYGIGFATVLTLIVLPIFLSFSNAIKKNAKWLYTNREVSKEEVERAIKEKNEDIQFNVSQGTIGIEMSSDNDDLDLG
- a CDS encoding efflux RND transporter periplasmic adaptor subunit, yielding MRNIILTILGVLLIVGAYFIGEKISNNKKKQRPVAAKVIKTVFTDTVKNGTVQIVIPANGNLVAKRRVELYSEVQGVFKSNGKLFRPGQEYRQGQTLIGIDAAEYYASVQSAKSNLYNSIAAIMPDLRLDFPEIFPKWQTYLNGFKMDKTTPKLPEMTSDKENYFITGRGIVSSYYSVKNLEQRLGKFNIRAPFSGILTEALVTEGSLIRNGQKLGEFIDPTTYEMEVALSKRYANLLKVGESVKLNNLDNTEKYTGKVSRVNGSIDATTQTINAYIEVKDKSLKEGMYLEANLNAKSEDNAIEVNRSLVLEGDQIFIVRDSILDLIDVNPVYFSDTKAVLKAVPDGTVMLSKSVPGAYAGMLVKPLIPKSDVKAIK